From a region of the Pectobacterium aquaticum genome:
- the asd gene encoding aspartate-semialdehyde dehydrogenase translates to MKNVGFIGWRGMVGSVLMQRMVEERDFDVIHPVFFSTSQHGEPAPALGGHQGVLQDAYNIEALRALDIIITCQGGDYTNEVYPKLRESGWQGYWIDAASSLRMKDDAIIILDPVNHGVIQQGLDKGIKTFAGGNCTVSLMLMSLGGLFANNLVEWVSAATYQAASGGGARHMRELLTQMGALHGEVAKELQDPASAILDIERKVTALTRSGSLPTDNFGVPLAGSLIPWIDKQLDNGQSREEWKGQAETNKILSTSSVIPVDGLCVRVGALRCHSQAFTIKLKKDVALPEIEQLLATHNDWVKVVPNDRDITMRELTPAAVTGTLSTPVGRLRKLNMGPEYLSAFTVGDQLLWGAAEPLRRMLRILL, encoded by the coding sequence ATGAAAAATGTTGGTTTTATTGGCTGGCGCGGTATGGTCGGCTCGGTTCTCATGCAGCGCATGGTCGAAGAACGCGACTTTGATGTGATTCACCCGGTATTCTTTTCGACCTCTCAGCATGGCGAGCCTGCACCCGCACTGGGTGGTCATCAAGGCGTGTTGCAGGATGCTTATAATATTGAAGCACTGCGCGCGTTGGACATCATCATTACCTGTCAGGGCGGCGATTATACCAATGAAGTCTACCCAAAGCTGCGTGAAAGTGGCTGGCAGGGCTATTGGATCGACGCCGCGTCCTCACTGCGTATGAAAGATGACGCGATCATTATTCTGGATCCGGTTAACCACGGGGTGATTCAACAGGGGCTGGATAAAGGCATCAAAACCTTTGCCGGCGGCAACTGTACTGTCAGCCTGATGCTGATGTCATTGGGCGGCCTGTTTGCGAACAACTTGGTGGAGTGGGTTTCTGCTGCGACGTATCAGGCGGCTTCTGGCGGCGGTGCGCGCCACATGCGTGAGCTGCTGACCCAGATGGGTGCGCTGCATGGTGAAGTGGCGAAAGAGTTACAGGATCCGGCCTCTGCGATTCTGGATATCGAACGTAAAGTGACCGCGCTGACCCGCAGCGGTTCGCTGCCGACGGATAACTTCGGCGTGCCGTTGGCAGGTAGCCTGATTCCGTGGATCGACAAACAGTTGGATAATGGCCAGAGCCGCGAAGAGTGGAAAGGTCAGGCGGAAACCAACAAGATTCTGAGCACCAGTAGCGTCATTCCTGTCGACGGCCTCTGCGTGCGCGTCGGCGCACTGCGCTGCCACAGTCAGGCGTTCACCATCAAACTGAAAAAAGACGTGGCGCTGCCGGAAATCGAACAACTGCTTGCAACCCACAATGACTGGGTGAAAGTGGTGCCGAACGATCGCGATATCACTATGCGTGAGCTGACGCCTGCTGCGGTAACGGGCACGCTCTCCACGCCGGTGGGTCGTCTGCGTAAGCTGAACATGGGGCCGGAATATCTGTCCGCCTTCACGGTCGGCGATCAGTTGCTGTGGGGAGCCGCTGAACCGCTGCGCCGTATGCTGCGCATCCTGCTGTAG
- the glpC gene encoding anaerobic glycerol-3-phosphate dehydrogenase subunit GlpC, translating into MSLLSDNSFEDCIKCTVCTTYCPVSRVNPLYPGPKQAGPDGERLRRKDPALYDDALKYCTNCKRCEVACPSDVKIGDIIQRAKATHSNHKPTLRDAILSHTDFMGSIATPFAPLVNTATSLKPVRQLLDKALKIDHRRQLPKYSFGTFRRWYRQQAAKQQAYDEQIAYFHGCYVNYNHPQLGKDLVQVFNAMGIGVQLLNKEKCCGVPLIANGFHDKARKQAHANINSLDEAINQKSLPVVATSSSCTFTLRDEYPHLLGVDNGHVRDGVELVTRQLYRLLEEEGRTLPLGKLPLRVAYHTPCHLERMGWTAYTLALLQRIPGLELVMLDSQCCGIAGTYGFKKENYATSQGIGAPLFQQIEESGVDIVVTDCETCKWQIEMSTSKKCEHPITLLARALAQPE; encoded by the coding sequence ATGAGCCTGCTTAGCGATAATAGTTTTGAAGATTGCATCAAGTGTACGGTCTGTACCACGTACTGCCCGGTTTCACGCGTGAACCCACTTTATCCCGGCCCGAAACAGGCTGGCCCAGATGGCGAACGCCTGCGGCGTAAAGATCCGGCACTGTATGATGATGCGCTGAAATACTGCACCAACTGCAAACGTTGTGAAGTCGCGTGCCCGTCGGATGTTAAAATTGGCGATATTATTCAGCGCGCAAAGGCGACGCACAGCAACCACAAGCCGACGCTGCGTGATGCGATTCTGAGTCATACCGACTTCATGGGGTCGATTGCCACACCGTTTGCGCCGTTGGTGAATACGGCTACTAGCCTGAAACCGGTGCGCCAACTGCTGGATAAGGCGTTGAAAATTGACCACCGTCGCCAGTTGCCGAAATACTCGTTCGGCACCTTCCGGCGCTGGTATCGCCAACAGGCAGCAAAACAGCAGGCCTATGATGAGCAGATCGCTTACTTCCACGGCTGCTATGTGAACTACAACCATCCACAGTTGGGTAAAGATCTGGTTCAGGTCTTTAACGCGATGGGCATTGGCGTCCAGTTGCTGAATAAAGAGAAGTGCTGCGGCGTGCCGCTGATCGCCAATGGTTTTCACGACAAGGCCAGAAAGCAGGCGCACGCGAATATCAACTCGCTGGATGAGGCGATTAATCAGAAATCCCTGCCGGTGGTTGCGACGTCGTCCAGTTGTACGTTCACGCTGCGGGACGAGTATCCACATCTGCTGGGCGTGGATAACGGTCACGTGCGCGATGGTGTCGAACTGGTGACGCGTCAGCTCTACCGTCTGCTGGAAGAAGAAGGGCGAACGCTGCCGCTGGGTAAATTGCCGCTGCGGGTGGCGTATCACACGCCTTGCCATCTGGAACGAATGGGCTGGACGGCGTATACCCTGGCGCTGCTGCAACGCATTCCCGGTCTTGAGCTGGTGATGTTGGATTCCCAGTGCTGCGGCATTGCGGGTACCTACGGCTTCAAGAAAGAGAATTACGCCACGTCGCAAGGTATTGGCGCACCGCTGTTTCAGCAGATTGAAGAGAGCGGAGTTGATATCGTGGTGACGGACTGCGAAACCTGTAAATGGCAGATTGAGATGTCGACCAGTAAAAAGTGTGAACACCCGATCACCCTGCTGGCAAGGGCATTGGCGCAGCCAGAGTAA
- a CDS encoding GntP family permease produces MTEITSAYSASVLLTIAAGAVALLLVLIMRFKIHAFLALTLVSLVTALVTKTPYEKIVPTLLSGFGSTLASVALLVGLGAMIGRLLEVTGGANVLADTLINKFGEHRAPFALGVASLLFGFPIFFDAGLVVMLPIIFSVAKRFGGSTLKYAFPAAGAFAAMHALVPPHPGPVAASELLGANIGLLVIIGGIIALPTWYFGGYLYGLYAGKKFDIKLPASFLSAVETDTAVKPPRFSVVLSILLLPLVLIFLDTGLNTLTVMGIVSGDNGVVQFLRMLGKTPVALLITVFFALMVFSGRKSGAHLEKICDGALGPICAIILVTGAGGMFGGVLRASGIGNALSGALADTGLPVIVAAFVVSMALRVAQGSATVALTTTAALMAPTVAATPGLSQFDLCFIVVSIAGGATVLSHVNDSGFWLVSRFLEMDEKTTLKTWTVMETLLGTIAFLLALVGSILL; encoded by the coding sequence ATGACAGAAATCACCTCCGCCTATAGCGCCAGTGTGTTGTTGACCATTGCCGCTGGTGCAGTCGCACTGTTATTGGTGCTGATTATGCGCTTTAAAATCCATGCGTTCCTGGCGCTGACACTCGTCAGTCTGGTAACAGCATTGGTAACAAAAACACCTTACGAAAAGATTGTGCCGACGCTGCTAAGTGGTTTCGGTAGTACGCTGGCATCCGTTGCCCTGCTGGTTGGACTAGGGGCAATGATTGGCCGCCTGTTAGAGGTGACCGGCGGCGCGAATGTGCTGGCGGATACGCTAATCAATAAATTTGGCGAACATCGTGCACCTTTTGCGTTAGGGGTTGCTTCTCTGCTGTTCGGCTTCCCGATCTTTTTTGATGCAGGTCTGGTTGTTATGCTGCCGATTATTTTCAGCGTGGCAAAGCGCTTCGGTGGCTCGACGCTAAAATATGCGTTTCCTGCGGCGGGCGCGTTTGCCGCTATGCATGCGCTGGTACCGCCACATCCTGGCCCCGTTGCTGCGAGTGAATTGTTAGGTGCTAACATCGGGCTGCTGGTGATTATCGGGGGCATCATCGCGCTACCGACCTGGTATTTCGGCGGCTACCTCTATGGGTTGTACGCAGGTAAAAAATTCGACATCAAACTGCCTGCAAGCTTCTTGTCTGCGGTTGAAACGGATACGGCCGTTAAACCACCACGTTTTTCCGTGGTGTTGAGTATTCTGCTGCTGCCATTAGTGCTGATTTTTCTCGATACCGGGCTGAATACGCTAACGGTGATGGGAATAGTGAGCGGTGATAACGGCGTGGTGCAGTTCTTACGCATGTTGGGTAAAACGCCAGTTGCATTACTGATCACGGTGTTCTTTGCGTTGATGGTCTTTAGCGGTCGTAAGAGCGGAGCACATCTTGAAAAGATTTGTGACGGCGCGTTAGGTCCGATTTGTGCCATTATTTTGGTAACTGGCGCAGGTGGCATGTTCGGTGGTGTTCTGCGTGCCAGCGGAATTGGCAACGCGCTGTCCGGTGCACTGGCAGATACAGGCTTGCCTGTTATCGTTGCTGCATTTGTGGTGTCGATGGCACTGCGTGTGGCACAGGGTTCTGCAACGGTGGCACTGACGACGACGGCAGCGCTGATGGCGCCCACAGTGGCGGCGACCCCCGGCCTTAGCCAGTTCGATCTCTGCTTTATTGTGGTGTCGATTGCGGGTGGGGCGACTGTGCTGTCACATGTGAACGATTCGGGCTTCTGGCTGGTCAGTCGTTTCCTTGAAATGGATGAGAAAACGACCCTGAAAACCTGGACGGTGATGGAAACGCTGCTCGGCACCATCGCGTTCTTGCTGGCGTTAGTGGGAAGTATTCTTCTCTAA
- a CDS encoding pirin family protein, protein MIYLRQAQDRGHANHGWLDSWHTFSFADYYDPDFMGFSALRVINEDVIEGGQGFGTHPHKDMEILTYVLSGAVEHQDSMGNKEQVPAGEFQIMSAGTGIRHSEYNASKDEPLHLYQIWIIPEKTGLTPRYEQKRFDVQQGRQLVLSPDAREGSLKVFQDMTLWRWALKAQEQSVYPIQADRRVWVQVVRGTVEINGQKAEASDAFAVWDETAISVHASEDSEILLFDLPPV, encoded by the coding sequence ATGATCTATTTACGTCAAGCGCAAGATCGCGGACATGCGAATCACGGCTGGCTCGACAGCTGGCACACATTCTCATTTGCCGATTATTACGATCCTGATTTCATGGGATTTTCGGCACTGCGCGTGATTAATGAAGACGTTATCGAAGGCGGTCAGGGTTTTGGCACGCATCCGCATAAAGATATGGAAATTCTGACCTATGTATTGTCCGGTGCGGTTGAACATCAGGACAGCATGGGAAATAAAGAGCAGGTGCCAGCGGGCGAGTTCCAGATTATGAGCGCGGGAACGGGCATTCGTCACTCTGAATACAATGCCAGCAAAGACGAACCGTTGCACCTGTATCAAATCTGGATTATCCCAGAAAAAACTGGGCTGACGCCGCGCTACGAGCAGAAACGCTTTGATGTGCAGCAAGGGCGTCAGCTGGTGCTGTCCCCGGATGCGCGTGAAGGCTCGCTGAAAGTCTTTCAGGACATGACGCTGTGGCGCTGGGCGCTGAAAGCGCAGGAGCAATCGGTGTACCCGATTCAGGCTGACCGCCGCGTCTGGGTTCAGGTGGTGCGCGGTACGGTAGAGATTAACGGCCAGAAAGCGGAAGCCAGTGATGCCTTCGCGGTCTGGGACGAAACGGCGATCTCCGTACACGCCAGCGAGGACAGCGAAATCCTGCTGTTTGATCTGCCGCCAGTATAA
- a CDS encoding gluconokinase, which produces MSGRSIILMGVSGSGKSSVGAELGRAIQAKFIDGDDLHPRANIQKMASGTPLNDDDRAPWLERLSDVAYSLAHKNETGIIVCSALKKRYRDRLREGNEKMVFIYLKGSFELVLERHKARAGHFMPTELLKSQFDALEEPGSDEPDVLKVDIDGTREDVVQRCVDALRAAG; this is translated from the coding sequence ATGTCAGGTCGAAGCATTATTCTGATGGGCGTATCAGGCAGTGGAAAATCCTCAGTTGGCGCTGAACTTGGCCGCGCCATTCAGGCAAAATTTATTGACGGCGACGATCTGCACCCGCGCGCGAATATCCAGAAAATGGCCAGCGGTACGCCATTGAATGACGACGACCGCGCACCATGGCTGGAGCGACTCAGCGATGTCGCCTACAGCCTGGCGCACAAAAACGAGACCGGCATCATCGTCTGTTCCGCGCTAAAAAAGCGTTACCGTGACCGCCTGCGCGAAGGCAACGAAAAGATGGTGTTTATCTATTTGAAAGGTAGCTTTGAGCTGGTTCTGGAGCGTCACAAAGCCAGAGCAGGCCACTTCATGCCGACAGAACTACTGAAAAGCCAGTTCGATGCGCTGGAAGAACCGGGTAGCGATGAGCCGGATGTCCTGAAAGTCGATATTGACGGCACCCGGGAAGACGTCGTGCAGCGCTGCGTTGATGCACTGCGCGCGGCAGGCTAA
- the gntR gene encoding gluconate operon transcriptional repressor GntR, whose product MKKKRPVLQDVADRVGITKMTVSRYLRNPAQVSAALQEKIAIALDELGYIPNLAPNMLASATSRAIGVLLPSLTNQVFAEVLRGIERTAEAHGYQTMLAHYGYHPDREEQRLTSLLSYHIDGLILAERTHTPRTRQMLDVAGIPVVELMDSVSPCLDMAVGFDNVEAARQMTLRMVALGHRHIVYLGARQDERTIMRSQGYEQAMWESGLKRYCVMSERASSYSLGGELLRQTQAEYPQVDSVFCTNDDLAVGAMFECQRQGLRVPDDIGVAGFHGHDIGQAMVPKLASVLTPREHMGRIGTEQLLARLRGEPVTQERVDVGFTVLDGESL is encoded by the coding sequence ATGAAGAAAAAAAGACCCGTTCTCCAAGACGTTGCTGACCGTGTTGGGATTACCAAAATGACGGTAAGCCGCTATTTGCGTAATCCCGCTCAAGTGTCCGCCGCGTTGCAGGAAAAGATCGCTATTGCATTGGATGAGCTGGGCTACATCCCCAACCTCGCGCCGAATATGCTCGCCAGCGCCACCAGCCGAGCGATTGGCGTGCTGCTGCCGTCATTAACCAATCAGGTTTTCGCCGAAGTCTTGCGCGGGATTGAACGCACGGCGGAAGCGCACGGCTACCAGACCATGCTGGCGCATTATGGCTATCATCCTGACAGAGAAGAACAGCGTCTGACGTCACTGCTGTCGTATCATATCGATGGGCTTATTCTGGCCGAACGTACTCACACGCCGCGAACGCGCCAGATGCTGGACGTTGCTGGTATTCCGGTCGTCGAACTGATGGATTCCGTCTCGCCCTGTCTGGATATGGCTGTCGGGTTTGATAACGTTGAGGCCGCTCGACAGATGACGCTGCGTATGGTCGCGCTGGGGCATCGTCATATCGTCTATCTCGGTGCGCGTCAGGATGAGCGTACGATTATGCGCAGTCAGGGCTACGAGCAAGCGATGTGGGAAAGCGGGCTTAAGCGCTATTGCGTGATGAGTGAGCGGGCGTCTTCCTATTCGCTTGGTGGCGAACTGCTGCGGCAGACGCAGGCGGAATACCCGCAGGTCGACAGCGTGTTTTGCACCAATGACGACTTAGCCGTCGGCGCGATGTTCGAATGCCAGCGGCAGGGGTTGCGCGTGCCGGATGACATTGGCGTAGCCGGTTTCCACGGGCACGACATTGGTCAGGCGATGGTGCCGAAACTGGCCAGCGTACTGACACCGCGTGAACACATGGGACGCATCGGCACCGAACAACTGCTGGCTCGTCTGCGGGGTGAGCCAGTGACGCAGGAGAGGGTCGATGTCGGCTTTACCGTGCTGGACGGCGAAAGCCTCTAA
- a CDS encoding sensor histidine kinase, with the protein MVSQVDLILSLLQQMCVYLVIAYLLSKTPLFIPLMQVTIRLPHKLVCYLVFSVFCIMGTYFGLHIDDSIANTRATGAVLGGMLGGPSVGFLVGLTGGLHRYSMGGMTALACMLSTIAEGLLGGLLHRYLARRNRIDLLFQPLVVGLTALVAEILQMAIILLVARPFDNAVELVRDIALPMMITNTIGSAMFMRILLDRRAIFEKYTSAFSAKALQIAARAEGALRQGFNPQNSMRVARILYEELGVGAVAITDRDKLLAFIGLGDDHHNVGAPITSSHTRRAIDNNQVVYADGNEVSYTCSVSSHCKLGSTLVIPLRGEDQRVVGTIKLYEPKNKLFSSINRTLGEGIAHLLSAQILTGRFEQQKQLLAQSEIKLLHAQVNPHFLFNALNTLSAVIRRNPDHARQLVLSLSTFFRKNLKRSNDEVSLNDELEHVNAYLEIEKARFADHLTVDISLPEALREARLPAFSLQPIVENAIKHGISQMIENGHIHISGRLHANTLELSVEDNAGTYQPRSGGDGLGMNLVDRRIKARYGNRYGITVVSEADKFTRVEVRVPLISPHQALEKLDSVA; encoded by the coding sequence ATGGTTAGCCAGGTTGATCTGATTCTTTCCCTGTTACAGCAGATGTGCGTTTATCTGGTCATCGCCTATCTGCTCAGTAAGACACCGCTGTTCATCCCGCTGATGCAGGTCACCATCCGTCTGCCGCACAAGCTGGTCTGCTATCTGGTTTTTTCCGTGTTTTGCATCATGGGAACCTATTTCGGTTTGCATATAGACGATTCGATTGCCAATACCCGCGCGACGGGCGCCGTGCTCGGCGGCATGCTAGGCGGCCCTTCTGTCGGTTTTCTCGTCGGGTTAACGGGTGGATTACACCGCTATTCGATGGGCGGAATGACCGCGCTGGCCTGTATGTTATCGACGATTGCCGAAGGCTTGCTCGGTGGGCTGCTACACCGCTATCTGGCACGCCGCAACCGCATCGATTTGCTGTTTCAGCCCCTCGTCGTAGGGCTGACCGCGCTGGTTGCGGAGATACTACAAATGGCGATTATCCTGCTGGTCGCCCGTCCGTTTGATAATGCCGTTGAACTGGTTCGAGACATTGCTTTGCCGATGATGATCACCAATACCATCGGTTCTGCCATGTTCATGCGTATCCTGCTCGACAGACGTGCCATTTTTGAAAAATACACCTCCGCGTTTTCCGCCAAGGCACTGCAAATCGCCGCCCGCGCCGAAGGGGCACTGCGTCAGGGATTCAACCCGCAAAACAGTATGCGCGTTGCCCGTATTTTGTATGAAGAGTTAGGTGTGGGTGCCGTAGCCATTACCGATCGTGACAAGCTGCTGGCCTTTATCGGACTGGGCGACGACCACCACAACGTCGGCGCGCCTATCACGTCATCACATACCCGTCGGGCGATAGACAACAATCAGGTGGTGTACGCCGACGGCAACGAGGTGTCTTATACCTGTTCGGTTTCATCACACTGCAAACTCGGCTCCACGCTGGTGATCCCGCTGCGCGGTGAAGATCAGCGCGTTGTCGGCACGATCAAGCTTTATGAGCCCAAAAATAAGCTATTTTCCAGCATTAACCGCACACTAGGGGAAGGGATCGCCCACCTGCTTTCCGCACAGATTCTGACGGGCCGCTTTGAACAGCAGAAACAGCTACTGGCCCAGTCGGAAATCAAGCTGCTACACGCGCAGGTCAACCCGCATTTTCTATTTAACGCACTCAACACGCTGTCCGCCGTGATACGGCGCAACCCCGATCACGCTCGCCAACTGGTGCTGTCCCTATCGACGTTTTTCCGTAAAAACCTCAAGCGCAGCAACGATGAAGTGTCGCTCAATGACGAGCTGGAGCACGTTAACGCCTATCTCGAAATCGAGAAAGCGCGCTTTGCCGATCACCTGACGGTAGACATTTCGCTGCCGGAAGCGCTGCGTGAAGCGCGATTACCCGCATTTTCCCTGCAACCGATTGTCGAAAATGCGATTAAGCACGGTATCTCGCAGATGATTGAAAACGGGCACATCCACATCAGCGGACGCCTGCACGCCAACACGCTGGAGCTGTCAGTGGAAGATAACGCCGGCACCTATCAGCCCCGCAGCGGTGGCGATGGGCTAGGCATGAATCTGGTCGACCGCCGTATCAAAGCACGCTACGGCAACCGCTATGGCATCACAGTGGTCAGCGAAGCGGATAAATTCACCCGTGTCGAAGTGCGCGTTCCGCTGATCTCACCTCATCAGGCACTGGAAAAGCTGGATAGCGTGGCGTGA
- a CDS encoding YhgN family NAAT transporter translates to MTEMISATVLLLLIMDPLGNLPIFMSVLKHLDPKRRRVVLIREMLIALGLMLIFLFAGERILAFLNLRTETVSISGGIVLFLIAIRMIFPSQEGNSSGLPAGEEPFLVPMAIPLVAGPSILAALMLLSHQYPNQLPHLTLALFIAWTISFIILLMSDVFLRLLGEKGVSALEKLMGLILVMLSTQMFLDGVRAYMKL, encoded by the coding sequence ATGACAGAAATGATCTCCGCAACGGTGCTGCTGTTGCTCATTATGGATCCACTCGGCAACCTGCCGATTTTTATGTCCGTGCTCAAGCATCTTGACCCCAAACGCCGACGCGTGGTGTTGATCCGTGAAATGCTGATTGCGCTCGGGCTGATGCTGATTTTTCTGTTCGCCGGTGAACGCATTCTGGCGTTCCTGAATCTGCGCACCGAAACCGTGTCGATTTCCGGCGGTATCGTGCTGTTCCTCATCGCGATTCGTATGATTTTCCCTTCGCAGGAAGGCAACAGCAGCGGTCTGCCAGCCGGAGAGGAACCGTTTCTGGTGCCCATGGCGATTCCGCTGGTTGCGGGGCCGTCGATCCTCGCGGCGCTGATGCTGCTGTCTCACCAGTATCCCAATCAGCTACCTCATCTGACGCTGGCACTGTTTATCGCCTGGACGATCTCATTCATCATCCTGCTAATGTCAGATGTGTTCTTGCGTTTGCTGGGTGAGAAAGGCGTGAGTGCGCTGGAGAAATTGATGGGATTGATTCTGGTGATGCTATCGACGCAGATGTTCCTCGACGGCGTGCGTGCTTATATGAAGTTATAG
- a CDS encoding GNAT family N-acetyltransferase yields MNADSEEEMPQVLTWRNQKFVVTTNNDLLDIDAIHCYLTRSSWATGIDIDTVQESLANSLNFGLFTESKQIGLARVVTDFATFGYLCDVYVLEEYQQQKLGSWLMECCLDHPVLKRLRRIMLLTSTAPWLYEKAGYSPVNKENYVWAITRPDMYQSKIHPALVNPLD; encoded by the coding sequence ATGAATGCCGACAGTGAAGAGGAGATGCCGCAGGTATTGACCTGGAGAAATCAGAAATTCGTTGTAACAACGAATAACGATCTACTGGATATTGATGCCATACATTGCTATTTAACGCGTTCAAGCTGGGCAACGGGCATTGATATTGATACCGTTCAGGAATCCCTTGCTAACAGCCTTAATTTCGGGTTATTCACTGAAAGTAAGCAGATTGGGTTAGCACGTGTAGTGACGGATTTTGCGACTTTCGGTTATCTCTGTGATGTTTATGTACTGGAAGAATATCAGCAGCAAAAATTGGGAAGCTGGTTAATGGAATGCTGCCTTGACCACCCAGTGCTTAAGCGGTTGCGGCGTATTATGTTACTGACATCAACTGCACCATGGCTCTATGAAAAAGCAGGATATTCTCCGGTTAACAAAGAAAACTATGTTTGGGCGATTACTCGTCCTGATATGTATCAATCAAAGATCCATCCGGCTTTAGTAAACCCGTTAGATTAA
- the glpB gene encoding glycerol-3-phosphate dehydrogenase subunit GlpB, whose amino-acid sequence MRYDVVIIGGGLAGLTCGIRLAEQGKRCAIVSAGQNALHFSSGALDLLSHLPDGQPVSQPLDALDELARQAPHHPYSRMGATAVAALLPQVEALLERSNITLQGHYQQNHWRMTPLGKFRACWLSPVDGVTRGLPDARFGDNPLIAGIEGFLDFQSRIVAGTLQTQGIAARSDELKLPVLDRLRHNPSEFRAVNIARVLDRPENRSALLEELSLLANGNDAIIMPACLGLDSPEIINELADALGKPVLLLPTLPPSLLGLRLHQALSQRFRQLGGMVMPGDRAVRASLSPQEIAIHSHHHRDIPLRAKHAVLASGSFFSNGLVTQFDRVTEPVFGLDVRFADQREGWSQQDVFAPQPYLQFGAIVDEHLHPRIGGETVNNLFAIGAVLEGFDPIVQGCGAGVSLLSALHVAEQILKEGNP is encoded by the coding sequence ATGCGCTATGACGTTGTGATTATCGGTGGCGGGCTGGCGGGATTGACCTGCGGCATTCGCTTAGCGGAGCAGGGAAAACGCTGTGCGATTGTCAGCGCGGGGCAGAATGCGCTGCATTTTTCTTCCGGTGCGCTGGATTTACTTTCCCATCTCCCTGACGGACAGCCCGTTAGCCAGCCGCTCGATGCGCTGGATGAGTTGGCGCGTCAGGCTCCTCATCATCCTTATTCCCGTATGGGCGCGACGGCAGTGGCGGCCCTGTTGCCACAAGTTGAGGCGCTGCTGGAACGCAGCAATATCACCCTGCAAGGCCATTATCAGCAGAACCACTGGCGCATGACGCCGTTAGGTAAGTTTCGCGCCTGCTGGCTGAGCCCGGTCGATGGCGTAACGCGTGGTCTACCGGATGCTCGCTTTGGCGATAATCCGCTGATTGCCGGTATCGAAGGTTTTCTGGATTTTCAGTCCCGTATTGTGGCCGGCACGCTACAGACGCAGGGGATCGCGGCACGCAGTGATGAACTCAAGCTGCCCGTGCTGGATCGATTGCGTCATAACCCCAGCGAATTCCGTGCGGTCAATATCGCCCGCGTGCTCGACCGACCGGAAAATCGCTCGGCGCTGCTGGAGGAATTGTCGCTTCTGGCTAACGGTAACGATGCCATCATCATGCCAGCCTGTCTGGGCTTGGACAGCCCTGAAATCATCAATGAACTCGCTGATGCGTTAGGTAAACCGGTGCTGCTGTTACCGACATTGCCGCCGTCATTGCTCGGCTTACGCCTGCATCAGGCGCTGTCGCAGCGCTTTCGTCAACTGGGTGGCATGGTGATGCCGGGCGATCGTGCGGTGCGCGCCTCGCTGTCGCCGCAAGAGATTGCGATTCATAGCCACCATCATCGCGATATTCCGCTGCGAGCGAAGCATGCGGTGCTCGCGAGCGGCAGCTTTTTCAGTAACGGATTGGTGACGCAGTTTGATCGCGTGACCGAACCGGTCTTTGGGCTGGACGTTCGGTTTGCAGACCAGCGCGAGGGCTGGAGCCAGCAGGATGTGTTTGCGCCGCAGCCGTATCTGCAATTTGGTGCGATTGTCGATGAACATCTGCATCCGCGCATTGGGGGCGAAACGGTCAACAACCTGTTCGCGATTGGCGCGGTGCTGGAAGGTTTCGACCCCATTGTGCAGGGATGTGGGGCGGGGGTTTCTTTGCTCAGCGCACTTCATGTTGCCGAACAGATTTTGAAGGAGGGCAACCCATGA